The following DNA comes from Archaeoglobaceae archaeon.
CTTTAGAAGAGATGCCTTTTAAGGAGATCGAAGTCATAGAAACACCCGGGCACAGCTTTGACCATGTAAGCTTCCTCATAGACAGAAAACTCTTCTGCGGTGATCTTGTCGTTACAAGGGGGCAAATTGTATGCATGCGTGAAGAGAGGCTCTTGGAGACCATTAAATCGATAGAGAGGGTGCTTAGCTACGATTTCGACTTCGCATACACTGGTGTTGGATTTTCAACCAGGGAAGCGGTTGAGGATTACTTGGCTTACCTTGAAGAGCTTAAAGAAAAGGCTGAGGAGCTTTACAAAGAGGGTAAAAGCATTGAAGAAATCGTAAATGCGGTATTTCCAAACCCTCCAGAGAAGGCTTTGTTAATGGAAACCGTTAGCGAGAAGGAATGGGCGAGGGAGAACATCGTCAGATCGCTCCTAAATCTTTCGGGGCAAAGTTAATCTTCAGTTTAACTGAACGTCTTTCATGTTTCAGTCAGAGTTAAGGCTGATTGTTTTTCACTACGGATTCTTTGGTGAGAGATTCATAGCAAATCTTATGAACTACTCGAACTCCTGCCCTTCTTTTGGAGCCTGCGGAATAAATTCATGCACTCTTTGCAAGGAAAAGCTTTACAGCTTCTCAAAGAACATAATTGCGAGCTTTTCAATGGTTGATCCAAAAACAATGCCAAGCTTTATTGAGAACGCCGACGATTTTTTACCAAAGTTCATTCCTGAAGCGGACATAGCAATAGCGATCAATTTACATCCAGACGTTCTCTCAGCTTTGCCAGAAAAGCTGGCTGGAAAGGTTTCCGCACTCATTGTTCCAGTTGAGGAGCCCAAATGGTGCACACTTGGGCTTGCTAAGCAATTGAATGAGAAATGTGAAGCTCTTGGCTTGGAATTTCTTGCTCCCAAGCCTTTTTGCTCAATGCGAAAAAGTGGACAGAAGACCATAGACAGATTTATTGAAGAATTTGGCATTGGTTATCCTGAATTCGAGATCGAAATCGAAGAAGGAAGAGGAAAAGTCAGAATTCTAAGAAGTCAGCCTTGTGGCTGTGCCTGGTTTATTGGAGTGAAGCTTCGAGGCTTTGATTTCACAGATTACACAACGCGAGAGCTATGGAATGCTGTAAGCGAGGCTCATCACAGCTATCCATGCACCGCAAGCATGGAAAAGGATCCTGAGTTTAACGAAACCCTTTTGCATGTCGCGGGCTACATTGCAAGGCATGCGGTCGACAAGGCTTTAGGCTACGAGGGCGATGAAGAGATCCCAGAAAATCTTAAAAAATTCATTCTTTAACTTCGATTTGAGGTCTCAGTGGGAGCCTTATCTCAAATAAAGCTCCCCTTGGGACGTTATCTCTTACACTAACTTTCCCACCAAACATCTCAACGATCTTTTTAACCAAGTATAGCCCCAAACCTCCTCCCCTTCTCGAATAGCCTGATTCAAAAATTTTCTCTTTTATCTCATTGGGAATTCCGACTCCGTTATCCGCTATTTCGATTATGCATTCGTCTCTCTCTTTGAAAACGTTTATAGTTATCTCTACTGGGCTAACTTGGCTGTGGAGTATCGCATTATTTATTATGTTTTCTATAGCGGATTTCAGGGCCTCGTTTGCCTCTACAAAAACATCTTGGATGCTCAGTTTGAAAACGGCCTGCTCAGCATATTTATCCACCGCCCACCTAATCACTTCCGCCACATTCATGGGCCTGAGCTTACCCATCGCTTCTTCGAGGTTCTTTATGTCGTTAATTTTTTCCACTATTTTATCAATTCTTGAAAGTGCCATTTCGAGCATCGCATCTTCTTTTACCTCAATTGCTCCTCGAATTACTGCCAAATCGTTCAATATGTCGTGTCTAAGCATTTTCGAAAGAAGAGACAAAAACTCATTTTTTCTACTTAACTCTTCATTCGTTTCTTGGAGGTCAGTGGTGTCAAGAGTAGTTACATAAACTGCAGGTTCACCTTTATACATTATCCTCGTTGCTCTTGCGGTTATCCATCTGATTTTACCATCTTTTCTTATAATTTTCCAATAAACCGCTCTTTCGTCTTCTCGAAGTCCTGCCTCTCTTTTTAGGTAGTTGTTGTAAACTCTTTCCCGGTCTT
Coding sequences within:
- a CDS encoding MBL fold metallo-hydrolase is translated as MLIPSEHEGVKVVKCGTDVGGGRVLYWVYFYVYKDFLFDSGCPHTAKEVFEAFKDKKALMITHYHEDHSGGAIELQKVMKVFAPKRSLEILRDPPEVLQYRKIVWGQPTPVIAEPLEEMPFKEIEVIETPGHSFDHVSFLIDRKLFCGDLVVTRGQIVCMREERLLETIKSIERVLSYDFDFAYTGVGFSTREAVEDYLAYLEELKEKAEELYKEGKSIEEIVNAVFPNPPEKALLMETVSEKEWARENIVRSLLNLSGQS
- a CDS encoding DUF166 domain-containing protein, which encodes MFQSELRLIVFHYGFFGERFIANLMNYSNSCPSFGACGINSCTLCKEKLYSFSKNIIASFSMVDPKTMPSFIENADDFLPKFIPEADIAIAINLHPDVLSALPEKLAGKVSALIVPVEEPKWCTLGLAKQLNEKCEALGLEFLAPKPFCSMRKSGQKTIDRFIEEFGIGYPEFEIEIEEGRGKVRILRSQPCGCAWFIGVKLRGFDFTDYTTRELWNAVSEAHHSYPCTASMEKDPEFNETLLHVAGYIARHAVDKALGYEGDEEIPENLKKFIL
- a CDS encoding PAS domain-containing sensor histidine kinase, yielding MEFDIYFWKDLVDKMLAGVFIADDTLNHLYTNEIFCIATGYSNDELKKMTVFDLVYKDDTEKVEKYIERVRKGEVVLDEIRYVTKDGRVRWVYGLFRPFVYKDRQYAIGNYVDITKAKRLEEMLKEREEFYRVLVDKSFAGICIIQKGKLVFFNQSFARGMGYTEEEMKNIDVFQVIHPEDRERVYNNYLKREAGLREDERAVYWKIIRKDGKIRWITARATRIMYKGEPAVYVTTLDTTDLQETNEELSRKNEFLSLLSKMLRHDILNDLAVIRGAIEVKEDAMLEMALSRIDKIVEKINDIKNLEEAMGKLRPMNVAEVIRWAVDKYAEQAVFKLSIQDVFVEANEALKSAIENIINNAILHSQVSPVEITINVFKERDECIIEIADNGVGIPNEIKEKIFESGYSRRGGGLGLYLVKKIVEMFGGKVSVRDNVPRGALFEIRLPLRPQIEVKE